In one window of Cytophagia bacterium CHB2 DNA:
- a CDS encoding YHS domain-containing protein, protein MLMQLPAFVAAVALLVGGNGNLKIRGYDPVAYFTAGKPVKGDSKLEQEWRGATYRFSCRENLVRFQKEPEKYAPLYGGYCAYAVSQGYTAPVDPEAWDIVNGKLYLNYSKAVQKEWREKRDEYIASADRNWPGLRAKQQQKDD, encoded by the coding sequence GCTTATGCAACTTCCAGCTTTCGTTGCCGCTGTTGCTCTGCTGGTCGGCGGCAACGGCAATTTGAAAATCAGAGGCTACGATCCCGTTGCTTATTTCACTGCCGGTAAACCGGTTAAAGGTGATTCCAAATTAGAACAGGAATGGCGGGGAGCAACGTATCGTTTCTCCTGCCGGGAGAATCTGGTGCGGTTCCAAAAAGAGCCGGAAAAATATGCGCCACTATATGGCGGCTATTGCGCCTATGCGGTCAGTCAAGGCTATACGGCGCCGGTCGACCCCGAGGCCTGGGATATCGTGAACGGCAAGCTGTATCTCAACTACAGCAAGGCGGTCCAGAAAGAATGGCGTGAAAAGCGGGACGAGTACATCGCCAGCGCCGACCGGAACTGGCCCGGACTGCGTGCCAAGCAACAGCAAAAGGATGACTAG